Proteins from a single region of Geminicoccaceae bacterium:
- a CDS encoding mandelate racemase/muconate lactonizing enzyme family protein, which translates to MKITAIETHLMQVGARPSGGAALGVDADFRGSRNWLFVRVLTDEGLHGVGECSGWPRVVERAVQDLANVLVGEDPQHVDRLWHRMQLAMMGHGMLGTVAGGAMSGIEMALWDIKGKALGQPVWNLLGGRFRDCIQVYGHARTPQRAAELIERGYRGFKVPFTGAVDLDIVADIRTAIGDERDLMVDAHGPSWMTTQDAILVGRELEAFDLLFYEDPVPPENLDALARLRDSVNVPLAAGERVATIHGMRPYIERDLVDVIQPDTGRAGGITQMRKMAAMAEAHGIMMAPHSGSLGPVAEFAALHVMATIPNALMLERVEFDWPGRYEVVRPVLKVVDGRLPVPDAPGLGVDIIEGEIVRYPGIRNVAELPPDDGWANEPGTRDEALYIQTRLSRRRKLRRR; encoded by the coding sequence GAGACCCACCTGATGCAGGTGGGGGCGAGGCCGTCCGGCGGCGCGGCGCTGGGGGTGGATGCCGATTTCCGCGGGTCGCGCAACTGGCTGTTCGTGCGTGTCCTGACCGATGAGGGCCTTCACGGCGTCGGGGAATGCAGCGGCTGGCCGCGTGTCGTCGAACGGGCGGTGCAGGACCTGGCCAATGTCCTGGTCGGCGAGGATCCGCAACATGTCGACCGGCTATGGCATCGCATGCAACTGGCGATGATGGGGCATGGCATGCTCGGCACGGTTGCCGGCGGCGCCATGAGCGGCATCGAGATGGCCTTGTGGGACATCAAGGGCAAGGCGCTGGGGCAGCCGGTCTGGAACCTGCTGGGCGGGCGGTTCCGTGACTGTATACAGGTCTACGGCCATGCCCGCACGCCCCAGCGGGCGGCCGAACTGATCGAGCGCGGCTATCGCGGCTTCAAGGTTCCGTTCACCGGAGCGGTCGATCTCGACATTGTCGCCGACATCCGTACGGCAATCGGCGATGAGCGCGATCTCATGGTCGATGCCCACGGCCCGTCATGGATGACCACACAAGATGCCATTCTCGTCGGGAGGGAACTCGAGGCATTCGACCTCCTGTTCTATGAGGACCCTGTCCCACCGGAGAATCTCGACGCTCTGGCACGCCTGCGCGATTCGGTAAATGTGCCTCTTGCAGCCGGAGAGCGGGTGGCAACCATCCACGGAATGCGACCCTATATCGAACGCGATCTGGTCGACGTGATCCAGCCGGATACGGGACGTGCCGGCGGCATTACCCAGATGCGCAAGATGGCGGCCATGGCCGAGGCGCACGGGATCATGATGGCGCCGCATTCGGGTTCGCTCGGGCCGGTGGCCGAGTTCGCGGCATTGCACGTCATGGCCACCATCCCCAACGCGCTGATGCTGGAGCGGGTCGAGTTCGACTGGCCGGGCCGGTACGAGGTGGTACGACCGGTGCTGAAGGTCGTGGATGGCCGCCTGCCGGTGCCGGACGCTCCGGGGCTCGGCGTCGACATTATCGAAGGCGAGATTGTCCGCTATCCGGGCATTCGCAACGTTGCCGAACTTCCCCCCGACGATGGCTGGGCCAACGAGCCCGGAACGCGCGATGAAGCCCTCTACATCCAGACACGATTGTCACGACGAAGAAAGCTGCGCCGAAGATGA